The Antennarius striatus isolate MH-2024 chromosome 20, ASM4005453v1, whole genome shotgun sequence genome includes a region encoding these proteins:
- the agtr1b gene encoding type-1 angiotensin II receptor, which translates to MQNITEVEGINLTCGISGEHEFIFIFVPIVYCCNFLIGIVGNSMVVAVIYCYMKLKTVANIFVLNLAISDLTFLITLPMWATFTATGYHWSFGEFLCKASAGLAMFNLYTSVFFLTALSIDRYLAIVHPVRSRRYRTVGYARVTCVLIWLFASVLSVPTAVTRDVYNVTNSNKTLCGILHSKFENSVSFKQVLLAINIMKSLLGFLAPFIIIITCYFLIGRALLGTKQIQKSSRSRDDEVLRMLAAAVLAFFVCWVPHQVFHFMEVLIQLILGENCAILEIIDTAMPFTICIAYFSSCLNPIVYGFVGHNFRKNLLRLLRCSPGEPTRPHPSISSKMSALSFRASEALSLTTKSKASFEIK; encoded by the coding sequence atgCAGAATATAACGGAGGTAGAAGGAATAAATCTGACATGTGGCATCTCTGGAGAGCACgagttcatcttcatcttcgtACCCATCGTCTACTGCTGCAACTTTCTCATTGGCATTGTGGGGAACAGTATGGTGGTGGCCGTCATCTACTGCTACATGAAGCTCAAGACGGTAGCCAACATCTTTGTGCTCAATCTGGCTATTTCAGACCTCACGTTCCTCATCACTCTGCCCATGTGGGCCACCTTTACTGCCACAGGCTACCACTGGAGTTTTGGAGAATTCCTGTGCAAGGCCAGTGCAGGGCTGGCGATGTTCAACCTCTACACCAGTGTATTCTTCCTCACAGCACTTAGTATTGACCGCTACCTCGCCATCGTCCACCCGGTGCGATCGCGAAGGTATCGTACCGTAGGGTACGCACGCGTCACGTGTGTGTTGATCTGGCTTTTTGCCTCGGTGCTCAGCGTGCCTACGGCTGTGACAAGGGATGTCTACAACGTCACAAACTCAAACAAAACTCTTTGTGGCATTTTGCATTCGAAATTTGAAAATTCTGTGAGCTTCAAGCAGGTCCTACTGGCCATCAACATCATGAAAAGCCTTCTGGGCTTCCTGGCacccttcatcatcatcatcacttgtTATTTCCTCATTGGGCGTGCGCTGCTGGGGACGAAACAAATTCAGAAAAGCTCCCGTTCCCGGGATGATGAAGTACTGCGCATGCTTGCAGCAGCGGTCCTTGCTTTCTTCGTGTGCTGGGTGCCCCATCAGGTGTTTCACTTCATGGAAGTGCTTATCCAGCTGATATTGGGAGAGAATTGTGCAATCCTGGAGATAATAGACACGGCCATGCCTTTCACCATTTGTATCGCCTACTTCAGCAGCTGTCTTAACCCTATTGTTTACGGCTTTGTCGGGCACAACTTCCGCAAAAACTTACTGCGCCTCCTGCGCTGCTCGCCTGGCGAGCCGACGAGGCCTCACCCGAGCATCAGCTCCAAGATGAGCGCCCTCTCTTTCCGGGCCTCTGAGGCCCTGAGCCTCACTACTAAAAGTAAAGCCTCCTTTGAAATTAAGTGA
- the cpb1 gene encoding carboxypeptidase B, translating to MRVLLLLGLVAVAVADVARFEGEKVFRLKPVLDEHVTLIKDLAKSIEVDFWSPDSAETVTIDIDVDIRVPAVYLDMVYTILQQSDIDYEVLIEDVQAAVDAEVDNEPSPRAHSYTKYNSWDKIYSWIHSISSSNTKLISKQVIGNTYEGRPMTLLKIGAKSSSSKPAIFLDCGIHAREWISPAFCQWFVKEALSTYGSDHQMTSLLDQMDVFVLPVFNIDGYDYSHKSSRMWRKTRSRKSGSSCIGADPNRNFDAGWCTLGASSNPCSDTFCGYSPESEIEVKNVVDFIRRNKSIIKAYLTIHSYSQLLLFPYSYTYELAADHSELLKVAEGASAALRSLYGTRYTSGPGATTIYPAAGGSDDWAYDLGVKYSYTFELRDTGRYGFLLPESQIKPTCEETMLAVKYIASYVQKNLY from the exons ATGAGGGTCCTCCTGCTTTTGGGATTGGTGGCCGTGGCCGTGGCTGACGTCGCTCGCTTTGAGGG AGAAAAAGTCTTCCGACTGAAGCCTGTTCTTGATGAGCATGTAACCCTCATTAAGGACCTGGCTAAGAGCATTGAG GTGGATTTCTGGAGCCCTGACAGCGCTGAGACGGTGACCATTGACATCGATGTGGACATCCGTGTCCCCGCCGTGTACCTCGACATGGTGTACACCATCCTGCAGCAGAGTGACATAGACTACGA AGTCCTCATTGAGGATGTTCAGGCTGCTGTTGACGCCGAGGTTGACAATGAGCCATCTCCTAGAGCCCACAGCTACACCAAGTACAACAGCTGGGACAAA ATCTACTCTTGGATTCATTCTATTTCCTCTTCCAACACAAAACTGATCAGCAAACAGGTGATTGGAAACACTTACGAGGGACGCCCCATGACCCTTCTCAAG ATCGGTGCGAAGTCCAGCTCCTCTAAACCTGCTATCTTCCTGGATTGCGGTATCCATGCCAGAGAGTGGATCTCTCCTGCTTTCTGCCAGTGGTTTGTCAAGGAG gctCTGTCCACCTATGGCAGTGACCATCAGATGACCAGCCTGCTGGACCAGATGGATGTCTTCGtcctgcctgtcttcaacaTCGACGGCTATGACTACTCCCATAAGAGT TCCAGGATGTGGAGGAAAACTCGCTCCAGGAAATCTGGATCCAGCTGCATTGGAGCCGATCCCAACAGGAACTTTGACGCTGGCTGGTGCA CCCTCGGAGCCTCCAGCAACCCCTGCAGTGACACCTTCTGTGGGTACAGCCCCGAGTCTGAGATCGAAGTCAAGAATGTTGTCGACTTCATCCGCAGAAACAAATCCATCATCAAGGCCTACCTCACCATCCACTCCTACTCACAGCTGCTTCTGTTCCCCTACTCCTACACCTACGAGTTGGCTGCTGACCACAGTGAGCTG CTGAAGGTTGCTGAGGGAGCCTCCGCTGCTCTGCGCAGTCTGTATGGTACCCGTTACACCAGTGGTCCTGGTGCTACAACCATTT accctgctgctggaggctccgATGATTGGGCCTACGACCTGGGAGTGAAGTATTCCTACACCTTCGAATTGCGTGACACTGGTCGTTACGGCTTCCTGCTACCCGAGTCTCAGATCAAGCCCACATGTGAGGAGACTATGCTGGCCGTCAAGTACATTGCCTCCTACGTGCAGAAGAACCTCTATTAA